A single Larimichthys crocea isolate SSNF chromosome VIII, L_crocea_2.0, whole genome shotgun sequence DNA region contains:
- the rassf10b gene encoding ras association domain-containing protein 10, giving the protein MTLLIKSAFYRSFVMESDETKISVWVCREEKLVSGLSKRTTCADVIRVLVEDQNSQHGPSTASLSGCSQSYCVVEKWRGFERILPNKTKILRLWVAWGEEQGNVKFVLVRCEASLANHGARSAEARVVLSKHSPCVTKGAARAPVGGFSPEKQRRIVRKAFRKLEKINNKKRARAAHRDASSAEKMETLAHLVISQDHTIRQQIQRISELDAEIERCEAEVHFDRIKRHGINYVQDTYLEDAAAASGREGDKLCTPENLAKFEEYVRQCEDVVRLHEELWEQEALIDTITTQVQEELNHRWMQRRKEELRSSTGEGAPALPSTEADASSENELLLEAERIRTQLDASLYIGLRLNTDLEAIRSDLELTQEICGAREKEMRDLLEKVNSLDIEEGTASEERCSHGADDKTGMMSTLERKSEWVEQARGLSKVHSVNDDDSDTGLSSLHSQDSDSQPVWESLV; this is encoded by the coding sequence ATGACACTTCTCATAAAAAGTGCATTTTATCGGTCATTCGTGATGGAGTCGGACGAAACTAAGATTTCAGTGTGGGTCTGCCGAGAGGAGAAGCTCGTCTCCGGCTTGTCAAAGCGCACAACCTGCGCAGATGTTATCAGAGTACTCGTGGAAGACCAAAACTCGCAGCACGGCCCCTCCACAGCTTCGCTCTCAGGGTGCTCACAGTCTTACTGCGTCGTGGAGAAATGGAGAGGTTTCGAGAGGATTTTACCGAACAAAACCAAGATTCTGCGGCTGTGGGTCGCGTGGGGAGAGGAGCAGGGCAACGTGAAGTTTGTGTTGGTGAGATGCGAGGCGTCTTTGGCGAACCACGGCGCGCGGAGCGCAGAGGCGCGTGTGGTGCTCAGCAAACACAGCCCCTGTGTCACCAAGGGGGCCGCGCGGGCTCCCGTGGGTGGCTTCTCCCCTGAGAAACAGCGTCGGATCGTCAGGAAAGCTTTCAGAAAGTTGGAGAAgatcaataataaaaagagaGCGCGGGCGGCGCACAGAGACGCGTCCTCTGCGGAGAAGATGGAGACTTTGGCTCATCTTGTTATTTCTCAGGATCACACGATCCGCCAGCAGATCCAGAGGATCTCGGAGCTGGACGCAGAGATCGAGAGGTGCGAGGCAGAGGTGCACTTTGACAGAATCAAAAGACACGGGATTAATTATGTGCAGGACACGTATTTAGAGgatgctgctgcagcctccGGCCGAGAGGGAGACAAACTGTGTACACCTGAGAATCTCGCCAAGTTTGAGGAGTATGTCCGGCAGTGTGAGGACGTGGTTAGACTACATGAGGAGCTGTGGGAGCAGGAAGCCCTTATAGACACCATCACCACGCAGGTGCAGGAGGAGCTGAACCACCGCTGGATGCAGCGGAGGAAAGAGGAGCTGCGGAGCAGCACCGGCGAGGGCGCACCAGCCCTCCCTAGCACGGAGGCAGACGCATCATCGGAAAACGAGCTGCTTTTGGAAGCTGAGAGGATCAGGACACAGTTAGATGCGAGTTTATACATCGGTCTGCGCCTCAACACGGATTTAGAAGCTATTAGGAGCGATTTAGAGCTGACCCAGGAGATTTGCGGGGCCAGGGAGAAGGAGATGAGGGATTTGCTGGAGAAAGTGAACAGTTTGGACATAGAGGAAGGGACAGCCAGTGAGGAAAGATGTAGCCACGGGGCGGACGACAAGACGGGGATGATGAGCACTTTGGAGAGGAAGAGCGAGTGGGTGGAGCAGGCCAGGGGTCTGTCCAAAGTTCACAGTGTGAACGACGACGACTCAGACACCGGCCTGAGTTCTCTGCACAGTCAGGACTCAGACAGCCAGCCAGTGTGGGAGTCACTGGTTTAG